One Gadus morhua chromosome 23, gadMor3.0, whole genome shotgun sequence DNA segment encodes these proteins:
- the anxa13 gene encoding annexin A13 isoform X1 gives MGNCQPTVFPCEDFDVMADIKGIRKACKGFGTDEQAIIDILANRSADQRQEIKQAYFEKYDDELVEVLKKELAGNFENAILAMLDLPVIYAVKELRKAMKGAGTDEDVLVEILCTATNADVHMFKECYFQVHERDLEEDIDGDTSGDVRNLLTALLQGTRDESYEVDEELAEQDATALFEAGEGCFGTDESTFSFVLANRNYLQLQATFKAYEQLSGTEILDAIENETGGTLKKCYVALVRAAKNPQLYFARRLNKAMKGVGTDDDTLIRIIVTRSEYDLETIKDMYLEKYDVSLKDAIRDECSGDYKRLLLALCH, from the exons ATGGGAAACTGCCAA CCCACCGTCTTCCCCTGTGAGGACTTTGATGTCATGGCCGACATCAAGGGAATCCGTAAAGCGTGCAAAGGCTTTG GCACCGATGAGCAGGCTATCATCGACATCCTGGCCAACCGCAGTGCCGACCAGCGGCAGGAGATCAAACAGGCGTACTTCGAGAAGTACGACGAT gagctggtggaggtgttgaAGAAGGAGCTGGCGGGGAACTTTGAGAACGCCATCTTGGCGATGCTGGACCTGCCGGTGATCTACGCCGTGAAGGAGCTGAGGAAGGCCATGAAGGGGGCGGGTACGGACGAGGACGTCCTGGTGGAGATCCTGTGTACTGCCACCAACGCT GACGTTCACATGTTCAAAGAATGCTATTTCCAGG TCCACGAGCGTGACCTTGAGGAGGACATTGACGGAGACACCAGCGGGGACGTGAGGAACCTGCTCACAGCTCTGCTCCAG GGTACCCGGGATGAGAGCTATGAGGTGGACGAGGAGTTGGCTGAACAGGACGCCACCGCGCTGTTTGAG GCTGGCGAGGGATGCTTCGGGACAGATGAGTCCACCTTCAGCTTCGTCCTGGCAAACAGGAACTACCTCCAGCTGCAGGCTACCTTCAAGGCCTATGAGCAG CTGTCGGGAACAGAGATCCTGGACGCCATCGAGAACGAGACAGGGGGAACTCTGAAGAAGTGCTACGTCGCTCTCG tgCGAGCGGCTAAGAACCCCCAGCTGTACTTCGCCAGGAGGCTCAACAAGGCCATGAAGGGGGTCGGCACCGACGACGACACGCTCATACGCATCATCGTCACACGCTCCGAG TACGACCTGGAGACCATCAAAGACATGTACCTGGAGAAGTACGACGTGTCCCTGAAGGACGCCATCAGGGACGAGTGCAGCGGGGACTACAAACGCCTGCTGCTGGCCCTCTgccactaa
- the anxa13 gene encoding annexin A13 isoform X2 — MGNCQPTVFPCEDFDVMADIKGIRKACKGFGTDEQAIIDILANRSADQRQEIKQAYFEKYDDLVEVLKKELAGNFENAILAMLDLPVIYAVKELRKAMKGAGTDEDVLVEILCTATNADVHMFKECYFQVHERDLEEDIDGDTSGDVRNLLTALLQGTRDESYEVDEELAEQDATALFEAGEGCFGTDESTFSFVLANRNYLQLQATFKAYEQLSGTEILDAIENETGGTLKKCYVALVRAAKNPQLYFARRLNKAMKGVGTDDDTLIRIIVTRSEYDLETIKDMYLEKYDVSLKDAIRDECSGDYKRLLLALCH, encoded by the exons ATGGGAAACTGCCAA CCCACCGTCTTCCCCTGTGAGGACTTTGATGTCATGGCCGACATCAAGGGAATCCGTAAAGCGTGCAAAGGCTTTG GCACCGATGAGCAGGCTATCATCGACATCCTGGCCAACCGCAGTGCCGACCAGCGGCAGGAGATCAAACAGGCGTACTTCGAGAAGTACGACGAT ctggtggaggtgttgaAGAAGGAGCTGGCGGGGAACTTTGAGAACGCCATCTTGGCGATGCTGGACCTGCCGGTGATCTACGCCGTGAAGGAGCTGAGGAAGGCCATGAAGGGGGCGGGTACGGACGAGGACGTCCTGGTGGAGATCCTGTGTACTGCCACCAACGCT GACGTTCACATGTTCAAAGAATGCTATTTCCAGG TCCACGAGCGTGACCTTGAGGAGGACATTGACGGAGACACCAGCGGGGACGTGAGGAACCTGCTCACAGCTCTGCTCCAG GGTACCCGGGATGAGAGCTATGAGGTGGACGAGGAGTTGGCTGAACAGGACGCCACCGCGCTGTTTGAG GCTGGCGAGGGATGCTTCGGGACAGATGAGTCCACCTTCAGCTTCGTCCTGGCAAACAGGAACTACCTCCAGCTGCAGGCTACCTTCAAGGCCTATGAGCAG CTGTCGGGAACAGAGATCCTGGACGCCATCGAGAACGAGACAGGGGGAACTCTGAAGAAGTGCTACGTCGCTCTCG tgCGAGCGGCTAAGAACCCCCAGCTGTACTTCGCCAGGAGGCTCAACAAGGCCATGAAGGGGGTCGGCACCGACGACGACACGCTCATACGCATCATCGTCACACGCTCCGAG TACGACCTGGAGACCATCAAAGACATGTACCTGGAGAAGTACGACGTGTCCCTGAAGGACGCCATCAGGGACGAGTGCAGCGGGGACTACAAACGCCTGCTGCTGGCCCTCTgccactaa
- the zgc:174877 gene encoding coiled-coil domain-containing protein 106 gives MSSLWQTSSYSPSGALPEIDSSSVRLGDHRALNPAWPKQEQDELSIIKWENLHTGGNGPDVVQDNTPSSAMSSGSATEGLPPRVLMTITKLQCLLERKQDRIAALERQVEDLMQDRKFLRSQIENLTSNRPSAAYAPPSQPAAAAATATTAAAAEGPKPPHVEARSRKRERERVASSDSLSNDSDSDVSISTDVSMATSEHRRKRRSKDRKRGKRGKDYSRKRATGIQYVIHRYKQVLAAYNKKKNMTKAFRHYGIDRNTIANTASIAELHLACKDTAALVGTFRHGEETLVNYAQRCALCIDCDADLSRRIDLMKTNGELLPISVKRGRGVQPHFQPLGGDIESIVLS, from the exons ATGTCGTCTCTATGGCAGACATCCTCGTACTCCCCGAGTGGGGCTCTCCCCGAGATAGACTCCAGCTCGGTCCGGCTTGGAGACCACCGGGCCCTGAACCCGGCCTGGCCCAAGCAGGAGCAGGACGAGCTGAGCATCATCAAGTGGGAGAACCTACACACGGGGGGGAACGGACCCGATGTCGTGCAGGACAACACGCCCAGTAGCGCCATGTCAT cgggcTCTGCCACTGAGGGTCTCCCGCCCAGGGTCCTGATGACCATCACCAAGCTGCAGTGTCTGTTGGAGCGGAAGCAGGACCGCATCGCTGCCCTGGAGCGGCAGGTGGAGGACCTGATGCAGGACAGGAAGTTCCTGCGCAGCCAGATCGAGAACCTCACCAGCAACCGCCCGTCGGCTGCCTACGCGCCGCCCAGCCAGcccgctgctgccgccgccaccgccaccaccgccgccgccgctgaaG GTCCTAAACCGCCGCACGTGGAGGCCCGGTCCCgtaagagagagcgggagcgcGTGGCGTCCAGCGACTCCCTCAGCAACGACAGCGACTCGGATGTGTCCATCTCGACAGACGTTTCCATGGCGACCAGCGAGCACCGCAGGAAGCGACGCAGCAaggacaggaagagagggaagagagggaaggactaCAGCAGGAAGAGAG CCACGGGCATCCAGTACGTCATCCACCGCTACAAGCAGGTCCTCGCCGCCTacaacaagaagaagaacatgACCAAGGCCTTCCGCCACTACGGCATCGACCGCAACACCATCGCCAACACGGCGTCCATCGCAGAGCTCCACCTGGCCTGCAAGGACACCGCCGCCCTGGTGGGCACCTTCCGCCACGGCGAGGAGACTCTGGTAAACTACGCCCAGCGCTGCGCCCTCTGCATCGACTGTGACGCGGACCTGTCGAGGAGGATAGACCTGATGAAGACCAATGGAGAGCTGCTGCCCATCTCGGTGAAGAGGGGCCGCGGGGTGCAGCCTCACTTCCAGCCACTGGGGGGCGACATCGAGAGCATTGTGCTGAGTTAA